One genomic window of Polyangium aurulentum includes the following:
- a CDS encoding AAA family ATPase, whose translation MSLSDYTITSTLHEGVDLVVYRAVRNSDRAHVVLKTQRDGAASPRLLLRMRHEHDILAGVDLPGVIHCLGLDELGDRNVLVLEDFGGRPLDALLRERRLDLDAVLHVGIELCGALAALHRVPILHKDIKPQNILVDHATGRVALIDFSIATPLSQEQRNATSPSHLEGTLAYMSPEQTGRMNRAVDQRSDLYSLGVTLYALLTGAPPFTTTDPIEMVHCHLARQPEPPSRREAGIPEVVSDIVMRLLAKGAEERYQSASGLRADLERCRRALREHGRIDPFPLGEHDHPGTLRVAQRVYGRAAETEALLAAFERAASGKAELLLVQGYSGVGKSALVREVHKPMAERGGYFVCGKFDQYNRAVPYAPIADALRELCQVLLTERADAVLRWKAEILAAVGASGRLLTDLVPDLERVIGPQPEIPALGPIESQNRFHLVVQRFFGVVATAEHPLVLFLDDLQWADPASLKLLQVLLTGPAGAHLLLVGAFRDNEVDAGHPLRAAIAELRKEGAAVREIHVQPLGLEDVARLLAESLRAPEGELAPLAALLHEKTQGNPFFVNRFLAMLHEDGLLRWDADARAWQWSVAEIRARQATDNVADLMARKIRSLGPSAERLLVLAACIGHRFQWRTLRDACAAPVEETTGALWEALREGLIEPLDSDYILLRSRDPGLDVEYRFHHDRVQQAAYAMVPEASIPEIHLRIGRLLRDRRPNGVPDDELFEVVRHLDLGAALMTNPEERLDLLRLDHRAGVRAKRATAYETARRLFASAMSLHGDALWDIDRELSFRLHLDRAECEHLCGRFDVAEALFDTLLSRAKGRRDAARVHDQRMILYMTQGKIQEVIAVGRAALSMFGVTIPEGEQQLGEALGVAIAEADQNLAGRSIESLADMPDARDPDDAMQMQLLATLSAPAFFTSGPLFALVVLRMVNLSMRSGNMPGSEYAYTVYGMILVGLLGRFRDACAFGALGVKLDERMGDVTTRCMVHFIYGGAITHYCGPSRLGLTYLDSAKRAGLESGNLAYVSFYCIQQAWLLFLLGQELSAARAEIDALLGLLARTRDATSTAAVLACKWTIDALAGAAEGPGEEERRVVESAQAGLARWLCCLHDEVVAFARGEYGKVIDAAEQARALERAGAGLGHMMIADRYMYACLAATALIPEASGAERERLVALLAEEHEKLLPWAENNPETYGTKDLLVKAERARIEGREFEAMGLYEQALAAARSGDLLHQEALTGELAAALHLRRGRDTLAAAYLREAHGTYLRWGASAKARLLEERNPGILAPSAEPPVFIDVTTSSTRTTASIQLDIATVMRAAQAITSEVMHEKVVDKLMRNVVESGGAQRGVLVTRREGQWTIAAHMSSDPYRLEIDRETPLDRDDARLVPGSALRLVLGSGEAVVLGDASEDARFAGDPYIAARKPKSILCLAIHYQGSVAGAVYLENNAVRDAFTRERIELLRLLSAQAAIALENARLYEDLQRANQDLERQVEARTRELLETTRSLHQMNEIALARSEELEAANERLSHEFTLRQEAQVAHAALQEEVIRVQRERLAEMSTPLIPITDQVMVMPLVGLIDAARAAQILEAALEGANRRAAQVIILDMTGVREADEGVVKALLDTSSALRLLGTEAVLTGLRSELAQLLARQGDALGGLVTRSTLQSGIAYAVGRTSRSARRH comes from the coding sequence ATGTCGCTTTCGGATTACACGATAACGAGCACGCTGCACGAGGGGGTCGACCTCGTCGTTTACCGGGCGGTACGGAACAGCGATCGAGCGCACGTGGTGCTCAAGACGCAGAGGGACGGCGCGGCGTCTCCGCGGCTCCTCCTGCGGATGCGGCACGAGCACGACATCCTCGCCGGCGTCGACCTGCCGGGGGTCATCCATTGCCTCGGCCTCGACGAGCTCGGGGACCGGAACGTTCTCGTCCTCGAGGACTTCGGCGGCAGACCGCTCGACGCGCTCCTGAGGGAGCGGCGCCTCGATCTCGACGCCGTGCTCCACGTGGGGATCGAGCTATGCGGCGCGCTCGCCGCCCTGCACCGCGTGCCGATCCTCCACAAGGACATCAAGCCGCAGAACATCCTCGTCGATCACGCGACGGGCAGGGTCGCGCTCATCGATTTCAGCATCGCGACGCCGCTGTCGCAGGAGCAGCGAAATGCCACGAGCCCCTCGCACCTCGAGGGCACGCTCGCGTACATGTCGCCGGAGCAGACGGGTCGCATGAACAGGGCGGTCGACCAGCGCTCGGATCTGTATTCGCTCGGCGTGACCCTCTACGCGCTCCTCACCGGCGCCCCGCCGTTCACCACGACCGATCCGATCGAAATGGTGCACTGCCACCTCGCGCGACAGCCGGAGCCGCCCTCCCGGCGCGAGGCGGGGATCCCGGAGGTCGTGTCCGATATCGTGATGCGGCTCCTCGCCAAGGGGGCCGAGGAGCGCTACCAGAGCGCGAGCGGCCTCCGGGCCGATCTCGAGCGTTGCCGGCGCGCGCTGCGAGAGCACGGACGAATCGACCCATTCCCGCTCGGCGAGCACGATCACCCGGGGACGCTCCGCGTCGCGCAGAGGGTCTACGGCAGGGCCGCGGAGACGGAGGCGCTGCTCGCCGCTTTCGAGCGCGCCGCCTCGGGTAAGGCCGAGCTTTTGCTCGTGCAGGGATACTCGGGCGTAGGGAAATCCGCGCTGGTGCGCGAGGTCCACAAGCCGATGGCGGAGCGCGGCGGATACTTCGTCTGCGGCAAATTCGACCAATACAACCGCGCCGTGCCCTACGCGCCCATCGCGGACGCGCTCCGCGAGCTGTGTCAGGTGCTCCTGACAGAACGGGCGGACGCGGTCCTGCGCTGGAAGGCCGAGATCCTCGCCGCCGTGGGCGCGAGCGGCCGTCTGCTCACCGATCTCGTGCCCGATCTCGAGCGCGTCATCGGCCCGCAGCCCGAGATCCCGGCGCTCGGCCCCATCGAATCGCAGAATCGATTCCACCTCGTCGTCCAGCGCTTCTTCGGCGTCGTCGCCACGGCCGAGCACCCGCTCGTCCTCTTCCTCGACGACCTGCAATGGGCCGACCCTGCCTCGCTGAAGCTCCTGCAGGTCTTGCTGACCGGGCCTGCGGGGGCGCACCTGTTGCTCGTCGGCGCATTCCGCGACAACGAGGTCGACGCGGGCCACCCCCTGCGCGCGGCGATCGCGGAGCTGCGCAAGGAGGGCGCGGCGGTGCGCGAGATTCACGTGCAGCCGCTCGGGCTCGAGGACGTGGCGCGGCTGCTCGCCGAGAGCCTGCGCGCGCCCGAGGGCGAGCTCGCCCCGCTCGCGGCGCTCCTGCACGAAAAGACCCAGGGAAACCCGTTCTTCGTCAATCGATTCCTCGCGATGCTGCACGAGGACGGCCTGCTCCGCTGGGACGCCGACGCGCGCGCGTGGCAATGGAGCGTGGCGGAGATCCGCGCGCGACAGGCCACCGACAACGTGGCCGACCTCATGGCCCGGAAGATCCGCTCGCTCGGCCCGAGCGCCGAGCGGCTGCTCGTGCTCGCCGCGTGCATCGGCCATCGATTCCAGTGGAGGACCCTGCGGGACGCCTGCGCGGCGCCCGTCGAGGAGACGACCGGCGCGCTCTGGGAGGCGCTCCGCGAGGGGCTCATCGAGCCGCTCGACAGCGATTACATCCTGCTCCGCTCGCGCGATCCGGGGCTCGACGTCGAGTATCGATTCCACCACGATCGGGTGCAGCAGGCCGCGTACGCGATGGTCCCGGAGGCGTCGATCCCCGAGATCCACCTCCGCATCGGTAGGCTCTTGCGCGATCGGCGCCCGAACGGCGTCCCGGACGACGAGCTTTTCGAGGTCGTGCGGCACCTCGATCTCGGCGCGGCGCTCATGACGAACCCCGAGGAGCGGCTCGATCTGCTGCGCCTCGACCACCGCGCCGGCGTGCGCGCGAAGCGGGCCACGGCGTACGAGACCGCGCGCCGGCTCTTCGCGTCCGCGATGTCGCTCCATGGCGACGCGCTATGGGACATCGATCGCGAGCTCTCTTTCCGCCTGCACCTCGACCGCGCCGAATGCGAGCACCTCTGCGGCCGGTTCGACGTCGCCGAGGCGCTGTTCGACACGCTCCTGTCGCGCGCGAAGGGCCGCCGCGACGCCGCCCGCGTCCACGATCAGCGCATGATCCTCTACATGACGCAGGGAAAGATCCAGGAGGTCATCGCGGTCGGGCGCGCTGCGCTTTCGATGTTCGGCGTCACGATCCCCGAGGGCGAACAGCAGCTCGGCGAGGCCCTCGGGGTCGCCATTGCAGAGGCGGACCAGAACCTCGCCGGGCGCTCCATCGAGAGCCTCGCCGACATGCCGGACGCGCGCGATCCGGACGACGCGATGCAGATGCAGCTCCTCGCCACGCTCTCGGCGCCGGCGTTCTTCACGAGCGGGCCGCTCTTCGCGCTGGTCGTCCTGCGCATGGTGAACCTCTCCATGCGATCGGGCAACATGCCGGGCTCGGAGTACGCGTACACCGTGTACGGCATGATCCTCGTCGGGCTCCTCGGGCGCTTCCGCGACGCCTGTGCCTTCGGCGCGCTCGGGGTGAAGCTCGACGAGCGGATGGGCGACGTCACCACGCGGTGCATGGTTCATTTCATCTACGGCGGGGCCATCACCCATTATTGCGGTCCCTCGCGGCTCGGGCTCACCTACCTCGACTCCGCGAAGCGCGCGGGCCTCGAGTCCGGCAACCTCGCCTATGTCTCGTTCTATTGCATCCAGCAGGCCTGGCTGCTCTTTTTGCTGGGCCAGGAGCTGTCCGCCGCGAGGGCCGAGATCGACGCGCTGCTCGGGCTCCTCGCGCGGACGAGGGACGCGACGAGCACGGCCGCGGTCCTCGCGTGCAAGTGGACCATCGACGCGCTCGCCGGCGCGGCCGAGGGGCCAGGCGAGGAGGAGCGCCGCGTCGTCGAATCGGCGCAGGCGGGCCTCGCTCGATGGCTATGCTGCCTGCACGACGAGGTGGTCGCCTTCGCGCGCGGCGAATACGGCAAGGTCATCGACGCCGCCGAGCAGGCCCGCGCGCTCGAGCGGGCCGGCGCCGGGCTCGGCCACATGATGATCGCCGACAGGTACATGTACGCGTGCCTCGCCGCGACCGCGCTCATTCCCGAGGCCTCTGGCGCGGAGCGGGAGCGGCTCGTCGCCCTGCTCGCGGAGGAGCACGAAAAGCTCCTGCCTTGGGCCGAGAACAACCCGGAGACGTACGGCACGAAAGATCTCCTCGTCAAGGCCGAGAGGGCGCGCATCGAGGGCCGTGAATTCGAGGCCATGGGGCTTTACGAGCAGGCATTGGCAGCCGCGCGGAGCGGGGACCTCTTGCATCAGGAGGCGCTCACGGGCGAGCTCGCGGCGGCCCTGCACCTGCGCCGCGGGCGCGACACCCTCGCGGCCGCCTACCTGCGCGAGGCGCACGGCACCTATCTGCGCTGGGGCGCCTCGGCCAAGGCCCGCCTCCTCGAGGAGCGCAATCCCGGCATCCTCGCGCCCTCCGCAGAGCCGCCCGTGTTCATCGACGTCACCACCTCCTCGACGCGGACCACGGCCAGCATCCAGCTCGATATCGCGACCGTGATGCGCGCCGCCCAGGCGATCACCAGCGAGGTGATGCACGAGAAGGTCGTCGACAAGCTCATGCGCAATGTCGTCGAGAGCGGAGGCGCGCAGCGGGGCGTCCTCGTCACGCGGCGGGAGGGCCAATGGACGATCGCCGCGCACATGAGCAGCGATCCCTATCGGCTGGAGATCGACCGCGAGACGCCCCTCGACCGCGACGACGCGCGGCTCGTCCCGGGCTCGGCGCTGCGCCTCGTGCTCGGGAGCGGCGAGGCCGTGGTGCTCGGGGACGCGAGCGAAGATGCGCGGTTCGCGGGCGATCCGTACATCGCCGCGCGCAAGCCGAAGAGCATCCTTTGCCTCGCGATCCACTACCAGGGGAGCGTCGCGGGCGCTGTGTATCTCGAGAACAACGCCGTGCGCGACGCGTTCACCAGGGAGCGCATCGAGCTTTTGCGGCTGCTATCGGCCCAGGCCGCCATCGCGCTCGAGAATGCGCGGCTCTACGAGGATCTGCAGCGGGCGAACCAGGACCTGGAGAGGCAGGTCGAGGCGCGCACGCGCGAGCTACTGGAGACCACCCGGAGCTTGCACCAGATGAACGAGATCGCGCTCGCCCGCAGCGAGGAGCTCGAGGCCGCGAACGAGCGCCTGTCGCACGAATTCACCCTGCGACAGGAGGCGCAAGTGGCGCACGCGGCATTGCAGGAGGAGGTCATCCGCGTTCAGCGCGAGCGGCTCGCGGAGATGTCGACGCCCCTCATTCCCATCACCGACCAGGTGATGGTGATGCCGCTCGTGGGGCTCATCGACGCGGCGAGGGCCGCGCAGATCCTCGAGGCGGCGCTCGAGGGCGCAAACCGGCGCGCCGCGCAGGTGATCATCCTCGACATGACCGGGGTGCGAGAGGCCGACGAAGGCGTGGTCAAGGCGCTGCTCGACACGTCGAGCGCGCTGCGGCTGCTCGGCACCGAGGCCGTCTTGACCGGGCTTCGGTCGGAGCTGGCGCAGCTTTTGGCGCGTCAGGGCGATGCGCTCGGGGGCCTCGTCACGCGCAGCACGCTGCAGAGCGGAATCGCGTACGCCGTCGGACGCACGTCGCGATCCGCGCGCAGGCATTAG